From Cyclopterus lumpus isolate fCycLum1 chromosome 2, fCycLum1.pri, whole genome shotgun sequence, a single genomic window includes:
- the mlpha gene encoding melanophilin a — MERKLDLSRLSDEEAKHVWEVIQRDFNLRKKEEERLGELKTKIEKEDTKRELLGSQSQLSESHCIRCLQPFKFLVNSKRQCLDCHMFTCKSCSRYNKKEHGWVCDNCRMTRVLKIGTVGWYHDNVRNRFKRFGSAKVMRSLYKRLNGDAGRDDDTQSMPDVRSVYNGMEDDHGEAEVQRYKVMRKSKRLLSVHPLDFDPEEYFPYSRRPSVQILEDRAYRNEVDYDFNHRANRRRSLDRYAMRPEDFESRMDRARSLSKISSSVARQQYLDTSDEDEYPRCPPVYLQPPHRRRSSRASSQENLGQAPPMNELNKRMSAIESLLNRLEDKITPDEVLPGSTTPSGHNEEEKLRRKLSELAGNLIDKNPSSDEEAGKKASSSGKGLALDPLKDKELSSSSDEGPTEAQKVYMAAGQSHALETKLQRLERSAKTGFGGATDSELSELEDVVALTAARVQSAESEVSDIESKIAALNSGGSKKKISGSQRKKATQDFSKSSNGAHWKSNMY; from the exons ATGGAGCGTAAACTGGATCTATCGCGTCTGAGCGACGAAGAGGCCAAACACGTCTGGGAGGTGATCCAACGAGACTTCAACCTCcggaagaaagaagaggagcgaCTCGG TGAATTGAAGACTAAAATCGAGAAGGAAGACACAAAGCGAGAGCTGCTGGGTTCTCAGAGTCAGCTGTCCGAGTCTCACTGCATCCGCTGCCTTCAGCCCTTTAAGTTCCTGGTCAACAGTAAGCGTCAGTGTCTGGACTGCCACATGTTCACCTGCAAGTCCTGCAGCCGCTACAACAAGAAGGAGCACGGCTGGGTGTGTGACAACTGCCGCATGACCAG GGTGCTGAAGATTGGGACGGTGGGTTGGTACCACGACAACGTCAGGAATCGCTTCAAGCGCTTCGGCAGCGCGAAGGTGATGAGGTCGCTCTACAAGAGGCTGAACGGAGACG CCGGTCGTGATGACGACACTCAGAGTATGCCAGACGTCCGCA gtgtgtacaaTGGGATGGAGGACGACCACGGGGAAGCGGAGGTCCAGCGGTACAAAGTG aTGAGGAAGAGCAAACGTCTGCTCTCCGTTCATCCGCTGGACTTCGACCCCGAGGAATACTTCCCGTATTCACGCCGGCCGTCTGTACAA ATTCTGGAGGATCGGGCCTACAGGAACGAAGTGGACTACGACTTCAACCACCGAGCCAACCGCAGGAGGAGTCTGGACCGCTACGCCATGAGACctg AAGACTTCGAGAGCCGGATGGACCGGGCCCGTTCTCTGTCTAAGATCAGCTCCTCGGTGGCTCGGCAGCAGTACCTGGACACCTCTGATGAGGACGAGTACCCGCGGTGCCCCCCCGTGTACCTGCAGCCCCCCCACCGCCGCCGGAGCAGCAGAGCCTCCTCTCAGGAGAACCTGGGACAAGCCCCGCCC ATGAACGAGCTGAACAAGCGCATGTCGGCCATCGAGAGTCTGCTGAACCGCCTGGAGGACAAGATCACGCCCGACGAGGTTCTGCCCGGGTCGACG ACTCCGTCCGGTCACAACGAAGAGGAgaagctgaggaggaagctgagcgAGCTGGCCGGGAACCTGATCGACAAGAACCCGTCGTCGGACGAAGAGGCCGGAAAGAAGGCCTCCTCTTCGGGGAAAGGTCTGGCCCTGGACCCCCTGAAGGACAAAGAGCTGAGCTCCTCCAGCGACGAGGGGCCCACCGAGGCCCAGAAG GTGTACATGGCGGCCGGCCAGTCGCACGCCCTGGAGACGAAGCTGCAGCGGCTCGAGCGCAGCGCCAAGACCGGCTTTGGGGGGGCGACGGACTCCGAGCTGTCGGAGCTGGAGGACGTGGTGGCCCTGACCGCGGCCCGGGTCCAGAGCGCCGAGAGCGAG GTGTCGGACATCGAGAGTAAGATCGCCGCTCTGAACTCTGGGGGATCCAAGAAGAAG ATTTCTGGATCTCAGAGGAAAAAAGCAACTCAAGACTTCTCCA agAGCAGTAACGGAGCGCACTGGAAATCAAACATGTACTGA